The following are from one region of the Verrucomicrobiaceae bacterium genome:
- a CDS encoding P-II family nitrogen regulator yields MKKIEAIIKPFKLEDVKEALAEVGVEGMTVVEVKGFGRQKGHTEIYRGSEYTVDFLPKVKIEVVVDDDSSAQVVGAIQKAANTGKIGDGKIFVSEVLDAVRIRTGERGSDAVASSSK; encoded by the coding sequence ATGAAAAAGATCGAAGCCATTATCAAACCCTTCAAATTGGAGGACGTCAAAGAAGCGCTCGCTGAGGTCGGCGTCGAAGGCATGACTGTCGTCGAGGTCAAGGGTTTCGGCCGTCAGAAAGGCCATACCGAAATCTACCGCGGCAGCGAATACACCGTTGATTTCCTCCCGAAGGTGAAAATCGAGGTCGTCGTCGATGACGACAGCTCTGCCCAAGTCGTCGGTGCTATCCAGAAGGCTGCGAACACTGGTAAAATCGGTGACGGAAAGATTTTCGTCAGCGAAGTGCTCGATGCCGTCCGTATCCGCACTGGTGAGCGCGGCTCGGATGCCGTCGCTTCTAGCTCGAAGTAG
- the bcp gene encoding thioredoxin-dependent thiol peroxidase, translating into MSKPLLNQPAPLFNAPVCGGGFAADARLDLTSLLGRPVVLYFYPKDDTPGCTRQACGLRDAWDKLRRKAHVLGISPDPVRRHAKFISKYELPFALVADEDHAIATAYGVWVEKSLYGRKYMGVERSTFILDAEGRLQAILEKVKPDEHLELVLQALRSME; encoded by the coding sequence ATGAGTAAACCTCTCCTTAACCAGCCTGCGCCTCTTTTTAACGCCCCTGTCTGTGGCGGCGGATTTGCCGCAGATGCGAGGCTCGATCTGACTTCCCTGCTAGGTCGGCCGGTGGTGCTCTATTTTTACCCAAAGGACGATACTCCTGGCTGCACGCGGCAGGCCTGCGGTTTGCGCGATGCGTGGGACAAACTGCGTCGCAAAGCTCATGTGCTCGGCATCAGCCCTGATCCCGTGCGGCGGCATGCGAAGTTTATCTCGAAGTATGAACTGCCTTTTGCGCTGGTGGCGGATGAGGATCACGCCATCGCTACGGCATACGGTGTGTGGGTCGAGAAGAGTCTCTACGGTCGGAAATACATGGGAGTCGAGCGCAGCACGTTCATCCTCGATGCAGAGGGGCGGCTCCAGGCTATTCTGGAGAAGGTGAAGCCGGATGAGCATCTGGAGCTGGTGCTCCAAGCTCTGCGCAGCATGGAATGA
- a CDS encoding CoA-binding protein: MKHERVVILGASDNPDRYSYRALLLLRQHGHEVLPVHPKLTQIEGVPVVADISTIEVIVDTVTMYVGPAISSALQDKLTALKPKRVIFNPGTENAALQTHLTKAGIACEEACTLVLLNTDQF; this comes from the coding sequence ATGAAACATGAACGCGTCGTCATCCTCGGAGCCAGTGACAATCCAGATCGCTACAGCTACCGGGCGCTACTGCTGCTACGCCAGCACGGACATGAGGTGCTGCCCGTGCATCCAAAGCTCACTCAGATCGAGGGAGTGCCCGTCGTGGCAGATATCAGCACCATCGAAGTCATTGTGGATACGGTGACGATGTATGTCGGCCCCGCGATTTCCTCAGCCCTGCAAGACAAACTGACCGCACTAAAACCAAAACGCGTGATCTTCAATCCAGGCACCGAAAATGCCGCCTTACAGACACATTTGACGAAGGCAGGAATCGCGTGTGAAGAAGCCTGCACACTGGTGCTACTGAATACAGACCAGTTTTGA
- a CDS encoding creatininase family protein, with the protein MSRPWIIAETNWKHVKDNPYEVAVLPWGATEAHNWHLPYATDSLQNDAIAAEAGRIAWEAGARVAILPNMPFGVQTGQLDIPFCINMNPSTQLRVLEDVIASLEGNGVMKFVILNGHGGNDFRQMLRELQGKHPKMFLSVVNWFNAVKGDDIFQIVGDHADERETSLIMHLHPHLVLPKSEWGPGTDNRWRLRAINEKWAWAQRDWLKATNDTGSGDPQHSSADKGQRYLAALGAKIATYFIELAKADISDLYVKA; encoded by the coding sequence ATGAGTCGCCCATGGATCATCGCCGAAACGAATTGGAAGCACGTCAAAGACAACCCCTATGAAGTGGCGGTGCTGCCATGGGGAGCCACGGAGGCGCATAACTGGCATTTGCCATACGCCACGGATTCACTGCAAAATGATGCCATCGCCGCCGAGGCGGGTCGCATCGCGTGGGAGGCGGGCGCGAGGGTCGCCATCCTTCCGAATATGCCCTTCGGAGTGCAGACCGGGCAGCTCGATATTCCTTTCTGCATCAATATGAATCCGAGCACGCAGCTCAGAGTGCTCGAAGACGTCATCGCGAGCCTAGAGGGCAACGGCGTGATGAAATTCGTCATTCTCAATGGTCACGGTGGCAACGATTTCCGCCAGATGCTGCGGGAGTTGCAGGGGAAGCATCCGAAGATGTTTTTGAGCGTGGTAAACTGGTTCAATGCCGTCAAAGGCGACGATATTTTCCAAATCGTGGGCGATCATGCCGACGAGCGCGAGACGAGCCTCATCATGCACCTGCACCCGCACCTCGTATTGCCGAAGAGCGAGTGGGGCCCTGGCACGGACAATCGCTGGAGGCTCCGTGCCATCAATGAAAAATGGGCCTGGGCACAGCGTGATTGGCTAAAAGCTACCAACGACACTGGCAGCGGCGATCCACAGCACAGTAGCGCGGATAAAGGCCAGCGCTACCTCGCTGCCCTAGGGGCCAAAATCGCCACCTACTTCATCGAGCTCGCGAAGGCAGACATTTCTGACCTGTATGTGAAGGCTTGA
- a CDS encoding sulfatase: MGHMKHFFILFLAWSSLLTAADRPNVLFIAIDDQNDWIGHLGGHVMAKTPHIDRLAQRGTTFLNAHCQAPLCNPSRTSLLLGLRPTTTGIYGLSPWFRTLPEWRDRVALPQHFENHGYLTAATGKIYHGGTGGGAGGGGKGKGKNKAKEQAKNPAAKPAKPEFQLTAPFGGVGSRPPQKLVNPTPMGNHALVDWGVWPLDNDDTGKGDYQVATWTAEQIRKAPADKPFFIAAGFFLPHVPCYATQKWFDLYPDDDSVLPKVLEGDRNDTPRFSWYLHWNLPEPRLKFLKEAGQWRNLVRSYLACVSFTDSQVGRLLTALEESGHADDTVVVLWGDHGWHLGEKDITGKNTLWDRGTKVPLLFAGPGIKAGQRCSQPAELLDIYPTLIELAGLTPRSDLEGISLAPQLRDAATQRERPAITSHNQGNHGIRSEKWRYIRYADGSEELYDMVNDPNEWHNVAAKPENAAIIAEHARWLPKIDLPPAPNSASRVLTYDKATDEAVWEGKTVKRGDVIPE; the protein is encoded by the coding sequence ATGGGCCACATGAAGCACTTTTTTATTCTCTTTCTCGCGTGGAGCTCCCTGCTCACTGCTGCGGATAGGCCAAACGTTCTGTTCATCGCCATTGATGATCAGAATGACTGGATCGGGCATCTGGGAGGGCATGTCATGGCCAAGACACCGCACATCGACCGCTTGGCGCAGCGGGGCACCACGTTCCTCAATGCACACTGCCAGGCTCCGCTGTGCAATCCATCCCGCACCAGCCTGCTCCTGGGCCTGCGGCCCACTACGACGGGCATTTACGGCCTTTCTCCCTGGTTCCGCACCTTGCCAGAGTGGCGGGATCGAGTCGCTCTGCCGCAGCATTTTGAAAACCATGGTTACCTGACTGCTGCGACGGGCAAGATCTATCACGGCGGCACGGGCGGCGGCGCAGGCGGTGGTGGCAAAGGAAAGGGCAAAAACAAAGCGAAGGAGCAGGCGAAAAATCCCGCAGCAAAACCCGCCAAGCCCGAATTCCAGCTCACCGCGCCCTTTGGCGGCGTGGGCTCCCGGCCACCGCAAAAACTCGTCAATCCGACACCGATGGGAAACCACGCTCTGGTGGATTGGGGTGTCTGGCCGCTGGATAATGACGACACGGGCAAAGGCGACTACCAAGTGGCCACTTGGACAGCCGAGCAGATCCGCAAAGCACCTGCGGATAAGCCATTCTTCATCGCCGCAGGTTTCTTCCTGCCGCATGTGCCATGCTACGCCACCCAGAAGTGGTTCGACCTCTACCCTGATGATGACAGCGTGCTGCCGAAGGTGCTGGAGGGGGATCGAAACGACACGCCGCGTTTCTCTTGGTATCTGCATTGGAATCTGCCAGAGCCGCGATTGAAGTTCCTCAAAGAAGCCGGCCAGTGGCGCAATCTTGTTCGCAGTTACCTCGCCTGCGTGAGCTTCACCGACTCGCAGGTGGGCAGATTGCTCACCGCATTGGAGGAGTCCGGCCATGCGGATGACACCGTCGTCGTGCTCTGGGGAGATCACGGCTGGCATCTCGGTGAAAAAGACATCACCGGAAAAAACACCCTCTGGGATCGTGGGACGAAAGTGCCGCTGCTCTTTGCCGGCCCTGGGATCAAGGCCGGTCAGCGCTGCTCGCAGCCTGCGGAGCTGCTCGATATTTATCCCACACTCATCGAGTTAGCTGGTCTCACTCCGCGTAGCGACCTAGAGGGCATCAGCCTCGCACCACAGCTACGTGATGCCGCCACCCAGCGTGAGCGTCCCGCCATCACCAGCCACAATCAGGGCAACCACGGCATCCGCAGTGAAAAATGGCGCTACATCCGCTACGCTGATGGCTCAGAGGAACTCTACGACATGGTCAATGATCCGAACGAGTGGCACAATGTCGCCGCGAAGCCCGAAAACGCCGCCATCATCGCCGAGCATGCTCGCTGGCTGCCAAAGATCGACCTGCCACCCGCACCCAATAGCGCCAGCCGCGTCCTCACCTATGACAAAGCCACCGATGAGGCCGTGTGGGAAGGGAAGACGGTGAAGCGTGGGGATGTGATACCGGAGTGA